Below is a window of Narcine bancroftii isolate sNarBan1 chromosome 13, sNarBan1.hap1, whole genome shotgun sequence DNA.
AAACGAGCATTCGAATAACAGTGTGCACTTCGGCAGATATAAAATATGACAATGCAATATTCATAATATAAACACGGGTCAACACAACTGAAATTACGGGCATCTCGTAACTTTAAATATGTTTTCAATAACTTTCTTCTCAATATGATTTTAAAAACATCAAAACGAGGTTATCTGGTTTTTGTTTCATTTGTAAAGTTGCCAAGTTAACGTAAACAGATATTTCAATCCACTTTTCAATTGCTCCCTGAATCTCCGCTGTGTCAGCGCATAGATACACGAGTTGGTGCAGGTACTGAGCATTCGTAACATGAATCCAAATTGTTGCAGGATGTAGATCGGCGTGTTGAAATATCTGTCGGTGTAGAAATAGTTTTCCTTTTGCCATTTAGTCGAATGTACAACATGTGGCATCCAGAGTAAAATGAAATTGGCAGACAGCGCGAATAACAAAATCATGGACTTTCTCCGTTTCTCCACCTCGGGGTCTTTCATGTTCTGACCGCTGCAGCGCAGTTCCCGGCGCACTCTGTTCGCAGCGGTAATATATCTGACGGTTAATGCATTAAACAGCACAATTAAACCAATTGGCGATAAGGGGTTAATAATAATCATAATTAACTCGAACGATGCCCAAGCTGGTGATGTCATATATTCAACCGTTGGAACGCAGCTCTGTGGATCCACTGCGAAGTACAATGGAACCGACAAAACAAAACTCCCTGCAGCAGCGGTCGCTGTCACCAGGGTCGCCGTTCTTTCGGTGCAGTATTGTTTCCGCAGGTTCTCGCAGCAGATGGCCACGTAGCGATCGAAAGTGAACGCAACTGTGAACCAAACTGAACATTGCGAGGTTATGAGCTGCAAGACAATGGTCACAGCGCACAATGGAGATTTGAACAAGAAATAtgcgaat
It encodes the following:
- the LOC138748033 gene encoding probable G-protein coupled receptor 139, whose translation is MVILSRGNCGLSRCITRYLVAMAAADLLVVLVAIIMQQINFIYLFAYFLFKSPLCAVTIVLQLITSQCSVWFTVAFTFDRYVAICCENLRKQYCTERTATLVTATAAAGSFVLSVPLYFAVDPQSCVPTVEYMTSPAWASFELIMIIINPLSPIGLIVLFNALTVRYITAANRVRRELRCSGQNMKDPEVEKRRKSMILLFALSANFILLWMPHVVHSTKWQKENYFYTDRYFNTPIYILQQFGFMLRMLSTCTNSCIYALTQRRFREQLKSGLKYLFTLTWQLYK